A region from the Cervus elaphus chromosome 10, mCerEla1.1, whole genome shotgun sequence genome encodes:
- the TMEM130 gene encoding transmembrane protein 130 has product MAPALWPRLGRILWLACLLPLAPARVAAGLYELQLTTDGPATTGAEVTITASLVADDNGSLALPASTSLYRFHWIHTPLLLTGKADEAFSSTIRVVGSVPGDFPVSVWVTAADCGMCQPVARSLLVLPITEFLVGNLVVTQNTSLPWPSSYLTKTVLKVSFVLHDPSNFFKNASFLYSWDFGDGTQMVTRDGTVYYNYSIIGSFTVKVKVVAGWEQVTSDAGRGILQKTGDFSTSLKLQETLRGIQVLGPTLIQTFQKMVVTLNFLGSPPLNVCWRLKPECLPLEEGECLPVAVDSTAYNLTHIFRDPGDYCFSIQAENVISKTHQYHKVQVWPSSIQPAVFAFPCATLITMMLAFIMYMTLRNATHQKDMVENPEPPTGVKCCCQMCCGPFLLETPSEYLEVVRENHGLLPPLYKSVKTYTV; this is encoded by the exons ATGGCCCCGGCGCTCTGGCCGCGCCTCGGCCGCATCCTCTGGCTAGCCTGCCTCCTGCCCTTGGCCCCGGCTAGGGTGGCCGCAG GCCTGTATGAACTTCAGCTCACCACCGATGGCCCTGCCACCACGGGCGCAGAGGTGACCATCACGGCCAGCCTGGTGGCCGACGACAACGGCAGCCTGGCCCTGCCCGCCAGCACCAGCCTCTACCGCTTCCACTGGATCCACACGCCGCTGCTGCTCACGGGGAAGGCGGACGAGGCTTTCAGCTCCACCATCCGCGTCGTGGGGAGCGTGCCCGGGGACTTCCCAGTCTCCGTCTGGGTCACCGCTGCCGACTGTGGGATGTGCCAGCCTGTGGCCAGGAGCCTCCTCGTCCTCCCCATCACTG AGTTCCTCGTGGGGAACCTTGTGGTCACCCAGAACACCTCCCTGCCCTGGCCCAGCTCCTACCTCACCAAGACAGTCCTCAAAGTCTCCTTCGTCCTCCACGACCCCAGCAACTTCTTCAAGAACGCCTCATTCCTCTACAGCTGGGACTTCGGAGACGG CACCCAGATGGTGACCAGAGATGGTACCGTCTATTATAACTACTCCATCATCGGCTCCTTCACCGTGAAGGTCAAGGTGGTGGCAGGGTGGGAGCAGGTCACATCGGACGCCGGGAGGGGCATTCTGCAGAAGACGGGTGACTTCTCCACCTCGCTGAAGCTGCAGG AAACCCTTCGAGGCATCCAAGTTTTGGGCCCCACCCTAATTCAGACCTTCCAAAAGATGGTAGTGACGTTGAACTTCCTGGGGAG CCCCCCTCTGAATGTGTGCTGGCGTCTTAAGCCCGAGTGCCTCCCGCTGGAGGAAGGGGAATGCCTCCCGGTGGCAGTGGACAGCACAGCTTACAACCTGACCCACATCTTCCGGGATCCCGGGGACTACTGCTTCAGCATCCAGGCTGAGAACGTCATCAGCAAGACGCACCAGTACCACAAGGTCCAGGTGTGGCCCTCTA GCATCCAGCCGGCTGTCTTTGCTTTCCCGTGTGCCACGCTCATCACCATGATGCTGGCCTTCATCATGTACATGACCCTGAGGAATGCTACTCACCAGAAGGATATGGTGGAG AACCCGGAGCCGCCCACTGGGGTCAAGTGCTGCTGCCAGATGTGCTGTGGGCCCTTCTTACTGGAGACGCCATCTGAGTACCTGGAGGTCGTCCGCGAGAACCACGGGCTGCTGCCTCCCCTCTACAAGTCCGTCAAAACTTACACGGTCTGA